In Streptomyces sp. P3, one DNA window encodes the following:
- a CDS encoding class I SAM-dependent methyltransferase: MTDQTTSGTPAEPVRPVRPAERIAELRPGYRADLAGGLERFFEPRRTDCPWCGARELSTRLHTTDLLQHKPGRFVLDRCERCGHTFQNPRLSAQGLEFYYRDFYDGLGEKKLGDTFGGRTKMYRGRAESMLPHDPAPKTWLDVGTGHGHFCAAAREVLPGTVFDGLDFTDGVELAEREGRVERGYRGEFPRLATELSARYDVVSMFHYLEHSTDPDRELRAARETVRPGGHLLIEVPDPESRYARLLGRWWLPWLQPQHLHLVPVANLRERLTSLGFTVVAEQHAEPHDPVDLLAGVWLALDHAAPRDDAPWLPRPPGALRRTLRGTLLVAGIPALVVATLLDRFAVRPLSHRLGVSNAYRLVARRD, encoded by the coding sequence ATGACCGATCAGACCACGTCCGGCACGCCGGCCGAGCCCGTCAGGCCCGTCAGGCCCGCCGAGCGGATCGCCGAGCTGAGGCCCGGCTACCGGGCGGACCTCGCCGGTGGACTGGAGCGCTTCTTCGAGCCCCGCCGCACCGACTGCCCCTGGTGCGGCGCGCGGGAGCTGTCCACCCGCCTGCACACCACCGACCTGCTCCAGCACAAGCCGGGCCGGTTCGTCCTGGACCGCTGCGAGCGCTGCGGGCACACCTTCCAGAACCCCCGGCTCAGCGCGCAGGGACTGGAGTTCTACTACCGGGACTTCTACGACGGACTCGGCGAGAAGAAGCTCGGCGACACCTTCGGGGGCCGGACGAAGATGTACCGCGGCCGGGCCGAGTCGATGCTGCCGCACGACCCCGCGCCCAAGACCTGGCTGGACGTCGGCACCGGGCACGGTCACTTCTGCGCCGCCGCCCGGGAGGTGCTGCCCGGCACGGTGTTCGACGGGCTCGACTTCACCGACGGCGTCGAACTCGCCGAACGGGAGGGCCGGGTGGAGCGCGGCTACCGGGGTGAGTTCCCACGCCTGGCGACCGAACTCAGTGCCCGATACGACGTGGTGAGCATGTTCCACTACCTGGAGCACAGCACCGATCCGGACCGTGAGCTGCGCGCCGCACGGGAGACCGTCCGGCCCGGCGGACACCTGCTGATCGAGGTGCCGGACCCCGAGAGCCGCTACGCACGTCTGCTGGGCCGCTGGTGGCTGCCCTGGCTCCAGCCGCAGCACCTGCACCTCGTGCCGGTGGCCAATCTGCGGGAGCGGCTCACGAGCCTGGGGTTCACGGTGGTGGCGGAGCAGCACGCGGAGCCGCACGACCCGGTCGACCTGCTGGCCGGCGTCTGGCTCGCGCTGGACCACGCGGCGCCGCGCGACGACGCGCCCTGGCTGCCCCGACCGCCCGGCGCGCTGCGCCGCACGCTGCGGGGGACGCTGCTGGTCGCCGGCATCCCGGCGCTGGTCGTGGCCACCTTGCTGGACCGGTTCGCGGTGCGGCCGCTGTCGCACCGGCTCGGCGTGTCCAACGCCTACCGGCTGGTGGCCCGCCGGGACTGA
- a CDS encoding glycosyltransferase, translating into MSRFLFVVPPLVGHVNPTVGVAAELAARGHRVAWVCPDPELVGRLAGHAAGPVFACGGAPVGERPADLRGPEALKFLWEWYLLPLAEAMAPGVRAAVGTFRPDVVVADQQAFAGALVAERLGLPWATSATTSAEFTDPLAGLPKVRRWLDERLTALRAAVGDPGGAGDPRFSPHLVLAFSTPELAGTAPDGPGRGGGGGGRGGVCWVGPSVSARPSAAGFPWEWLDAGRATVLVTLGTANADVGGRFLDLCRSALRERADRVQGVIVDPGGTLAAREPDKDVLIVPSVPQLALLERGVGAVVCHAGHNTVCEALWHGTPLVVAPIRDDQPVVAGQVVDAGAGVRVRFGRVTAQRFGAALDSVLDDPGPRAAADRIRTAFRAAGGASAAAARLDELARESR; encoded by the coding sequence ATGAGCCGGTTCCTGTTCGTCGTCCCCCCGCTGGTCGGGCACGTCAACCCGACCGTCGGCGTCGCCGCCGAGCTCGCCGCACGCGGCCATCGGGTGGCCTGGGTCTGTCCCGACCCGGAGCTGGTCGGCCGGCTGGCGGGACACGCGGCGGGCCCGGTCTTCGCCTGCGGCGGAGCACCGGTGGGCGAGCGGCCCGCGGATCTGCGCGGGCCGGAGGCGCTGAAGTTCCTGTGGGAGTGGTACCTGCTGCCGCTGGCCGAGGCGATGGCGCCGGGGGTGCGGGCGGCCGTCGGGACTTTCCGGCCCGACGTCGTCGTCGCCGACCAGCAGGCCTTCGCCGGCGCGCTGGTCGCCGAGCGGCTGGGCCTGCCCTGGGCGACCTCGGCGACCACGTCCGCCGAGTTCACCGACCCGCTGGCCGGACTGCCCAAGGTCCGCCGGTGGCTGGACGAGCGGCTGACCGCGCTGCGCGCCGCCGTCGGCGACCCCGGCGGAGCCGGCGACCCCCGCTTCTCCCCGCATCTCGTCCTCGCCTTCAGCACACCGGAGTTGGCGGGTACTGCGCCCGACGGCCCCGGGAGAGGCGGGGGCGGCGGAGGCCGCGGGGGCGTCTGCTGGGTCGGCCCGTCGGTCTCGGCCCGGCCGTCGGCCGCCGGCTTCCCGTGGGAGTGGCTCGACGCCGGTCGCGCCACCGTGCTGGTCACGCTGGGCACCGCGAACGCCGACGTCGGCGGCCGCTTCCTCGACCTGTGCCGGAGCGCGCTGCGCGAGCGGGCCGACCGGGTGCAGGGGGTGATCGTCGACCCCGGCGGCACCCTGGCGGCGCGGGAGCCGGACAAGGACGTGCTGATCGTGCCGTCCGTGCCGCAACTCGCCCTGCTGGAGCGGGGAGTCGGCGCGGTGGTCTGCCACGCGGGGCACAACACCGTGTGCGAGGCGCTGTGGCACGGGACTCCGCTCGTCGTCGCCCCCATCCGCGACGACCAGCCGGTGGTGGCCGGGCAGGTCGTGGACGCGGGCGCCGGGGTGCGGGTGCGTTTCGGCCGGGTCACCGCGCAGCGGTTCGGGGCGGCGCTCGACTCCGTCCTGGACGACCCCGGACCCCGCGCGGCGGCCGACCGGATCCGCACCGCGTTCCGCGCCGCGGGCGGCGCGTCCGCCGCGGCGGCCCGACTCGACGAACTGGCACGGGAGTCCAGATGA
- a CDS encoding alpha/beta fold hydrolase: MAMVDTGAVRLHVQRLGPREGRPATATVVLVHGLLTDSLASYYFTVAPAFAAAGLDVVMYDLRGHGRSARPAEGYTLDHNVDDLEALLDRLGVTGPVHLVGNSYGGTIAFGYAARHPGRAASVTLVESEPATAAWAVKLGGILDRVVTQLAHNEPDAIRWISAHRGHNTARLAKGAARLARDTTLGRDIPASRVLTQDRIAAVRCPVLAVYGGDSDLAALAPWLESVLPDCRTVVIPGHEHSVLVEASGAVGGHILSLVEEAGRAAAKAAG, from the coding sequence ATGGCGATGGTCGACACCGGCGCCGTCCGGTTGCACGTACAGCGGCTCGGCCCGAGGGAGGGCCGGCCGGCCACCGCCACCGTGGTGCTGGTGCACGGTCTGCTCACCGACAGCCTGGCCAGCTACTACTTCACCGTGGCGCCCGCGTTCGCGGCCGCGGGCCTCGACGTCGTCATGTACGACCTGCGCGGCCACGGACGCAGCGCACGCCCCGCCGAGGGCTACACGCTGGACCACAACGTGGACGACCTCGAGGCGCTTCTCGACCGGCTGGGGGTGACCGGTCCGGTGCACCTGGTCGGCAACTCCTACGGCGGCACGATCGCGTTCGGTTACGCGGCCCGGCATCCCGGGCGGGCGGCGAGCGTGACCCTCGTCGAGTCCGAACCGGCCACCGCCGCCTGGGCCGTGAAGCTCGGCGGGATCCTGGACCGGGTGGTGACCCAGCTCGCGCACAACGAGCCCGACGCGATTCGCTGGATCAGCGCCCACCGCGGACACAACACGGCACGCCTGGCCAAGGGCGCGGCCCGGCTCGCCCGCGACACCACCCTCGGCCGGGACATCCCGGCCAGCCGGGTGCTGACGCAGGACCGCATCGCGGCGGTGCGCTGCCCGGTGCTCGCCGTGTACGGCGGCGACTCCGACCTCGCCGCACTCGCGCCGTGGCTGGAGTCGGTGCTGCCGGACTGCCGGACCGTGGTGATCCCGGGACATGAGCACTCGGTGCTCGTGGAGGCGTCGGGCGCTGTCGGCGGGCACATCCTCTCCCTTGTGGAGGAGGCCGGACGGGCCGCGGCGAAGGCCGCCGGATGA
- a CDS encoding acyl carrier protein → MTSPTPRSPVTAEEESVLADLSGMLARLLEDEYGLDDVEIGMHTTFNRDLELESIDLVTLAGLLQERYGDRVNFAEFLAGMEFDEIIELTVGRLVEYVVTSLKAAAEAG, encoded by the coding sequence ATGACATCCCCCACCCCCCGCTCCCCCGTCACGGCCGAGGAGGAGTCCGTCCTCGCCGACCTCAGCGGGATGCTCGCGCGGCTCCTGGAGGACGAGTACGGCCTCGACGACGTCGAGATCGGCATGCACACCACCTTCAACCGCGATCTCGAGCTGGAGAGCATCGACCTGGTCACCCTCGCCGGACTGCTCCAGGAGCGGTACGGCGACCGGGTCAACTTCGCCGAGTTCCTGGCCGGCATGGAGTTCGACGAGATCATCGAACTCACCGTGGGGCGGCTCGTCGAGTACGTCGTGACGAGTCTGAAGGCCGCGGCGGAGGCGGGCTGA
- a CDS encoding type I polyketide synthase, with translation MTARQVPVAIVGMSVLLPGAAGLDAYWRNLRDGVDAIGEAPEGRWDSAFYRPGTAADPAVADRVYTRRGGFVDGLAEVEVTRFGIMPNSVAGTEPDQLIALHVASAALEDAGGADRLPERERVGVVLGRGGYLTPGLVRLDQRVRTAGQLVRTLGELLPDLTDRQLDRVRDAFTERLGPDSPESAIGLVPNLAASRVANRLDLRGPAYTVDAACASSLVAVDQAVGELASGRCDLMLAGGVHHCHDITLWSVFSQLRALSPSQRIRPFHREADGILIGEGTGVVVLKRLSDAERDGDRVYAVIRGTGVASDGRAAGLVNPDPGGQALAVRQAWRAAGLDPAAPGSVGLLEAHGTATPAGDGAELATLAEVFGPGDGEAVLGSVKSMIGHTMPAAGVAGLVKAALAVHHRTLLPTLHCDDPHPALARTRFRTLDKAADWETTAGQPVRRAAVNAFGFGGINAHVVLEEAPAARGPRASAAPRATLDVAEPERVLLLAAGSPARLAALLDGADDAVRAAGLDPSRPHPDAGGARLGIVEPTAKRLALARRAIAKERAWHGRSDVWFRPSPLLGDGRGRLAFLFPGLEGDFTPRVDDVAAHFALPAPAVDGDRTGDVGRHGFGVVAVGRLLDAALRRSGIVPDAVAGHSVGEWTAMAAAGLYAGDEVDAFMAEFDPDTVAVPGLAFGAIGASAERVRAALHDEGGARAGLVLSHDNAPGQSMVCGPQAAVEDFVRAFRARGVLSQVLPFRSGFHTPMLRPHIGPIEAAAARFRLHPPHTPLWSGTTAAPFPADEDGVRSLFVRHLLEPVRFRQLAEALHAAGHTTYVQVGPGRLGSLVGDTLGGRDHLVVAANSPHRTGLAQLRRVATALWTAGAAVAPLLPPPSSGAGTAGRRRPPPTRLDLGGALVSLAPQRLAELRDELRDELRAVPRAFLGAAPTRTDHAAPSLAPTAGPGGPSPLDALVARSPVAAELSALLRDTADTAAALMTAHAPPPVPHRPVAPARRTVRVSTDAMPYLLDHCFFPQRPGWPDLADRWPVVPATTIVQHVMDAAADAARAADAGRAVPVAVHGARFEEWLTAAPAVDVPVTLTPEGADRLTVSFGPRARATVELAGTHPAPPPAPWAARPGPERTPDHTAAQLYDERWMFHGPAFRGVTELTAIGDRHVRGVITTPAAPGALLDNVGQILGYWIMATRSERTVVFPVGMREMRFHGPHPTPGTRVGCLVRITSLTDAFLEADVQLTVDGTVWAELRGWQDRRFDNDPGTRPVERFPERHTLSETRPGGWQLLHERWPDLASRELIMRNSLGGAERAQYAEHAPRGRRQWLLGRIAAKDAVRRWLWDHGEGPVFPAELRVRNDAAGRPYVTGEHGRTLPPLDVSLAHCAEAGVAIVRPHRPGPGPGIDIEEVVERTAQTLAAALGGPELRLLRALSAGGGSEALWFTRFWAAKEAVAKAEGTGFGGRPRDFRVLDATPAGDRLTVAGRLERAYTVHCAPAANPPRLPERAYAVAWTTGPSTAKEYDTP, from the coding sequence GTGACAGCACGTCAGGTGCCGGTGGCCATCGTCGGGATGTCGGTGCTGCTGCCGGGCGCCGCCGGGCTGGACGCGTACTGGCGCAACCTGCGGGACGGGGTCGACGCGATCGGCGAGGCGCCGGAGGGACGCTGGGACTCCGCGTTCTACCGGCCCGGCACCGCCGCCGACCCGGCCGTCGCGGACCGGGTGTACACGCGGCGCGGCGGGTTCGTGGACGGGCTCGCGGAGGTCGAGGTCACCCGGTTCGGGATCATGCCGAACTCGGTGGCCGGAACCGAGCCCGACCAGCTCATCGCCCTGCACGTGGCCTCGGCCGCGCTCGAGGACGCGGGCGGCGCGGACCGGCTCCCCGAGCGGGAGCGCGTCGGCGTCGTCCTCGGCCGGGGCGGCTATCTCACGCCCGGTCTGGTCCGGCTCGACCAGCGGGTGCGCACCGCCGGCCAACTGGTGCGCACCCTGGGCGAGCTGCTGCCCGACCTGACGGACCGGCAACTCGACCGGGTACGGGACGCGTTCACCGAGCGACTCGGCCCGGACAGTCCCGAGTCGGCGATCGGTCTGGTGCCCAATCTGGCCGCCTCCCGGGTCGCCAACCGGCTCGACCTGCGCGGGCCTGCGTACACCGTGGACGCGGCGTGCGCCTCGTCGCTGGTCGCCGTGGACCAGGCGGTGGGCGAACTCGCCTCCGGCCGATGCGACCTGATGCTCGCCGGCGGGGTGCACCACTGTCACGACATCACGCTGTGGAGCGTCTTCTCGCAGCTGCGCGCCCTCTCCCCCAGTCAGCGCATCCGCCCCTTCCACCGGGAGGCCGACGGCATCCTGATCGGCGAGGGCACGGGCGTCGTCGTCCTCAAACGGCTGTCCGACGCCGAGCGCGACGGCGACCGGGTGTACGCCGTCATCCGGGGCACCGGGGTGGCCAGCGACGGCCGGGCGGCCGGGCTGGTCAACCCCGATCCGGGTGGTCAGGCACTGGCCGTGCGGCAGGCGTGGCGGGCCGCCGGGCTCGATCCGGCCGCACCCGGCTCGGTGGGTCTGCTGGAGGCCCACGGCACCGCCACCCCGGCCGGGGACGGCGCCGAACTCGCCACGCTGGCGGAGGTGTTCGGCCCCGGGGACGGCGAGGCGGTCCTCGGGTCGGTCAAGTCGATGATCGGGCACACCATGCCCGCCGCCGGGGTGGCCGGCCTGGTCAAGGCCGCCCTCGCGGTGCATCACCGCACGCTGCTGCCGACGCTGCACTGCGACGACCCCCACCCGGCGCTGGCCCGCACCCGGTTCCGCACCCTGGACAAGGCCGCCGACTGGGAGACCACGGCCGGGCAGCCCGTGCGGCGGGCCGCCGTCAACGCCTTCGGGTTCGGCGGCATCAACGCGCACGTGGTGCTGGAGGAGGCGCCCGCCGCCCGCGGGCCGCGCGCCTCGGCGGCGCCCCGCGCGACCCTGGACGTCGCCGAGCCCGAGCGCGTCCTGCTGCTCGCCGCCGGCTCGCCCGCCCGGCTCGCCGCCCTTCTCGACGGGGCCGACGACGCCGTGCGGGCCGCCGGCCTGGACCCCTCCCGACCGCACCCGGACGCGGGAGGGGCCCGACTCGGCATCGTCGAACCGACCGCCAAACGGCTCGCGCTGGCCCGCCGCGCCATCGCCAAGGAGCGTGCCTGGCACGGCCGCAGCGACGTCTGGTTCCGGCCGAGCCCGCTGCTGGGCGACGGCCGGGGCCGGCTGGCGTTCCTGTTCCCCGGACTCGAGGGCGACTTCACCCCGCGGGTCGACGACGTGGCCGCGCACTTCGCTCTGCCCGCCCCGGCCGTCGACGGCGACCGGACCGGCGACGTGGGCCGGCACGGCTTCGGCGTCGTCGCCGTCGGCCGCCTCCTCGACGCCGCGCTGCGCCGCAGCGGGATCGTGCCGGACGCGGTCGCCGGACACAGCGTGGGCGAGTGGACGGCGATGGCGGCGGCCGGACTGTACGCCGGGGACGAGGTCGACGCCTTCATGGCGGAGTTCGACCCGGACACCGTCGCGGTCCCCGGGCTGGCCTTCGGCGCGATCGGCGCGTCCGCGGAGCGCGTGCGGGCCGCGCTGCACGACGAGGGCGGAGCGCGGGCGGGTCTGGTGCTGTCCCACGACAACGCGCCCGGCCAGTCCATGGTGTGCGGTCCGCAGGCGGCGGTGGAGGACTTCGTGCGGGCGTTCCGCGCCCGGGGCGTGCTCAGCCAGGTGCTGCCGTTCCGGTCGGGCTTCCACACACCCATGCTGAGGCCCCACATCGGCCCGATCGAGGCGGCGGCCGCCCGGTTCCGGCTGCATCCTCCGCACACCCCGCTCTGGTCGGGGACGACCGCCGCGCCGTTCCCCGCGGACGAAGACGGCGTCCGGTCCCTGTTCGTGCGGCATCTGCTGGAGCCGGTGCGCTTCCGGCAGCTCGCGGAGGCCCTGCACGCGGCCGGTCACACGACGTACGTCCAGGTCGGACCCGGCCGGCTCGGCTCCCTCGTCGGCGACACCCTGGGCGGACGCGACCACCTGGTGGTCGCCGCCAACTCGCCCCACCGCACGGGCCTCGCACAGCTGCGCCGGGTCGCCACCGCGCTGTGGACGGCCGGAGCCGCGGTGGCGCCGCTGCTGCCGCCGCCCTCGTCCGGCGCAGGGACGGCGGGCCGGCGCCGGCCGCCCCCGACACGGCTGGACCTGGGCGGCGCCCTGGTCTCGCTCGCCCCGCAGCGCCTCGCCGAGCTGCGGGACGAACTCCGGGACGAACTGCGGGCCGTGCCGCGCGCCTTCCTGGGCGCGGCCCCCACCCGCACGGACCACGCCGCCCCCTCTCTCGCCCCCACGGCCGGCCCCGGCGGTCCGTCCCCGCTGGACGCCCTCGTCGCGCGCTCCCCGGTCGCCGCCGAACTGAGCGCGCTGCTGCGCGACACGGCGGACACCGCCGCCGCCCTGATGACCGCGCACGCTCCGCCGCCGGTGCCGCACCGTCCGGTCGCGCCCGCGCGCAGGACGGTCCGTGTCTCCACGGACGCCATGCCGTACCTCCTGGACCACTGCTTCTTCCCGCAGCGCCCCGGCTGGCCCGACCTCGCCGACCGCTGGCCGGTCGTCCCGGCCACCACGATCGTGCAGCACGTCATGGACGCGGCCGCGGACGCCGCACGGGCCGCGGACGCCGGCCGGGCGGTGCCGGTCGCCGTGCACGGGGCGCGCTTCGAGGAGTGGCTCACCGCCGCCCCCGCCGTCGACGTGCCGGTCACCCTGACGCCCGAGGGCGCGGACCGCCTGACCGTCTCCTTCGGCCCGCGGGCCCGGGCCACCGTGGAACTCGCCGGAACCCATCCCGCGCCGCCGCCCGCTCCCTGGGCCGCCCGCCCGGGCCCCGAACGCACCCCCGACCACACCGCCGCCCAGCTCTACGACGAGCGCTGGATGTTCCACGGCCCGGCGTTCCGCGGCGTCACCGAACTCACCGCGATCGGCGACCGCCATGTGCGCGGGGTCATCACCACCCCGGCCGCGCCCGGTGCGCTGCTGGACAACGTGGGCCAGATCCTCGGCTACTGGATCATGGCGACCCGCTCCGAGCGGACCGTGGTGTTCCCGGTCGGGATGCGCGAGATGCGCTTCCACGGGCCGCATCCGACGCCCGGGACGCGGGTGGGATGCCTGGTGCGGATCACCTCGCTCACCGACGCGTTCCTCGAGGCCGACGTCCAGCTGACGGTCGACGGCACGGTCTGGGCGGAGCTGCGCGGCTGGCAGGACCGGCGCTTCGACAACGACCCCGGCACCCGGCCCGTCGAGCGGTTCCCCGAGCGCCACACCCTGTCCGAGACCCGTCCCGGCGGCTGGCAGTTGCTCCACGAGCGATGGCCGGACCTGGCCTCCCGCGAACTGATCATGCGCAACTCGCTGGGCGGCGCGGAGCGTGCGCAGTACGCGGAGCACGCCCCGCGGGGACGGCGGCAGTGGCTGCTGGGCCGGATCGCGGCCAAGGACGCGGTACGGCGGTGGCTCTGGGACCACGGCGAGGGGCCGGTGTTCCCGGCGGAGCTGCGGGTGCGCAACGACGCGGCCGGCCGCCCGTACGTCACCGGCGAACACGGCCGTACCCTCCCGCCGCTGGACGTATCGCTGGCCCACTGCGCGGAGGCGGGCGTGGCGATCGTCCGCCCGCACCGGCCCGGCCCAGGGCCGGGCATCGACATCGAGGAGGTCGTCGAGCGCACCGCGCAGACTCTCGCCGCCGCCCTCGGCGGGCCCGAACTGCGCCTGCTGCGCGCCCTGTCCGCCGGCGGCGGCTCCGAAGCCCTGTGGTTCACCCGTTTCTGGGCGGCGAAGGAGGCCGTCGCGAAGGCGGAGGGCACCGGATTCGGTGGCAGACCACGGGACTTCAGGGTCCTCGACGCGACACCGGCCGGAGACCGGCTGACCGTCGCGGGCCGCCTGGAACGCGCCTACACCGTGCACTGCGCACCGGCCGCCAACCCGCCCCGGCTGCCGGAGCGCGCGTACGCGGTGGCATGGACGACGGGACCCTCGACCGCGAAGGAGTACGACACCCCATGA